The proteins below come from a single Paracoccus sp. SCSIO 75233 genomic window:
- the nusA gene encoding transcription termination factor NusA, producing MAITSANQLELLQTAEAVAREKMIEPELVIEAMEDSLARAAKSRYGAEMDIRVSIDRKNGNATFTRVRTVVEDEEVENYQAEFTPEQAKPYFEPQKNPQSAWVREGEIVQDFTGGPQIGDIFQEQVPPVDLGRIAAQSAKQVILQRVREAERDRQYEEFKDRAGTIINGIVKREEYGNIVVDVGRGEAILRRNEKIGRESYRPNDRIRAYVKDVRRETRGPQIFLSRTDPQFMAELFKMEVPEIYDGVIEIKAVARDPGSRAKIAVISYDNSIDPVGACVGMRGSRVQAVVGELQGEKIDIIPWSEDQATFLVNALQPAEVSKVVVDEDAPRIEVVVPEEQLSLAIGRRGQNVRLASQLTGLDIDILTEEEESKRRQAEFNARTQLFMDKLDLDEFFAQLLVAEGFTNLEEVAYIEQDELLSIDGVDEATAEELQARARDVIEAANREALEKARALGAEDSLIEFEGLTPQMVEVLANDGVKTLEDFATCADWELAGGWTTVDGQRVKDEGLLEPMGVSLEDAQNMVMTARVMLGWVDPAELVSEEEEDTETAGDGTETEEAGA from the coding sequence ATGGCAATCACCTCTGCCAATCAGCTGGAACTGTTGCAAACCGCCGAGGCCGTGGCCCGCGAAAAGATGATCGAGCCTGAGCTTGTCATCGAAGCGATGGAGGACAGCCTCGCCCGTGCCGCGAAATCCCGCTACGGCGCGGAGATGGACATCCGCGTCTCCATCGACCGCAAGAACGGCAACGCGACCTTCACCCGCGTCCGCACCGTGGTCGAGGATGAGGAGGTCGAGAATTATCAGGCCGAATTCACCCCGGAGCAGGCGAAACCCTATTTCGAGCCGCAGAAGAACCCGCAGAGCGCATGGGTGCGCGAAGGCGAGATCGTTCAGGATTTCACCGGCGGCCCGCAGATCGGCGATATTTTCCAGGAACAGGTGCCGCCCGTCGATCTGGGCCGGATCGCCGCGCAATCGGCCAAGCAGGTCATCCTGCAACGCGTCCGCGAGGCGGAGCGTGATCGCCAATACGAAGAATTCAAGGACCGCGCCGGCACCATCATCAACGGCATCGTCAAGCGCGAGGAATACGGCAATATCGTCGTCGATGTCGGGCGCGGCGAAGCCATCCTGCGCCGGAACGAGAAGATCGGCCGCGAATCCTATCGCCCGAATGACCGCATCCGCGCCTATGTGAAGGATGTGCGCCGCGAAACCCGCGGCCCGCAGATTTTCCTGTCGCGCACCGATCCGCAATTCATGGCGGAACTGTTCAAGATGGAAGTGCCGGAGATCTATGACGGCGTGATCGAGATCAAGGCCGTCGCCCGCGATCCGGGCAGCCGCGCCAAGATCGCCGTCATTTCCTACGACAACTCCATCGACCCGGTCGGGGCCTGCGTCGGTATGCGCGGCAGCCGCGTTCAGGCCGTTGTAGGCGAATTGCAGGGCGAAAAGATCGACATCATCCCTTGGTCGGAAGATCAGGCGACGTTCCTCGTGAACGCGCTGCAACCGGCTGAGGTCTCCAAGGTCGTCGTCGACGAGGACGCGCCCCGCATCGAAGTCGTCGTACCGGAGGAGCAGCTTTCGCTGGCCATCGGTCGTCGCGGCCAGAACGTGCGCCTCGCCTCGCAGCTCACCGGGCTCGATATCGACATCCTGACTGAGGAAGAAGAATCGAAGCGCCGTCAGGCCGAATTCAACGCCCGCACCCAGCTGTTCATGGACAAGCTGGATCTGGACGAATTCTTCGCGCAGTTGCTGGTCGCCGAAGGCTTCACCAACCTCGAAGAGGTCGCCTATATCGAACAGGACGAACTTCTGTCGATTGACGGCGTGGACGAGGCAACGGCGGAAGAGCTTCAGGCCCGCGCCCGCGACGTGATCGAGGCCGCGAACCGCGAGGCGCTTGAGAAAGCCCGCGCCCTTGGTGCCGAGGACAGCCTTATTGAATTCGAGGGGCTGACCCCCCAAATGGTTGAGGTTCTGGCGAATGACGGCGTCAAGACGCTGGAAGATTTCGCCACCTGCGCCGACTGGGAACTCGCTGGCGGCTGGACCACGGTCGACGGTCAGCGCGTCAAGGATGAGGGGCTGCTGGAACCGATGGGCGTTTCGCTGGAAGACGCGCAGAACATGGTGATGACCGCGCGTGTCATGCTGGGCTGGGTCGACCCCGCCGAGTTGGTATCGGAGGAAGAAGAAGACACCGAAACCGCCGGCGACGGCACCGAAACCGAGGAAGCCGGGGCCTGA
- a CDS encoding RNA-binding protein produces MTRGGREKTTDVAERRCLVTGEVQPKAGLIRFVLGPDALVVPDLAEKLPGRGFWLTSERAVIDKAVAKGAFSRGAKAPAKAPDGLTELIEDGLAKRVIELISLARKSGGAIAGYEKVKDWLAAGQVKVLLQASDGSERGKGKLWTPEGARWFGCLTASELGLAFGRDHVIHSALSQGGLADKVIRDAGRLNGLRGQSAIRAGKE; encoded by the coding sequence ATGACGCGGGGCGGGCGCGAAAAAACGACCGATGTGGCCGAGCGCCGCTGTCTGGTCACGGGCGAGGTGCAACCGAAAGCGGGTTTGATCCGTTTTGTGTTGGGGCCTGACGCTCTGGTCGTGCCCGATCTGGCGGAAAAACTGCCCGGTCGCGGCTTCTGGCTGACCTCGGAACGGGCCGTGATTGACAAGGCGGTTGCGAAGGGCGCGTTCTCACGCGGGGCGAAAGCCCCGGCCAAGGCGCCCGACGGGCTGACGGAACTTATAGAAGACGGGCTTGCGAAGCGGGTAATCGAACTGATTTCGCTGGCACGAAAATCCGGCGGTGCCATCGCCGGTTATGAGAAGGTGAAGGACTGGCTCGCGGCCGGTCAGGTAAAGGTGCTTCTTCAGGCGTCGGACGGGTCCGAACGCGGCAAGGGAAAGCTCTGGACACCGGAAGGGGCACGCTGGTTCGGCTGTCTCACCGCATCAGAATTGGGTTTGGCTTTCGGACGCGATCATGTCATACACAGCGCGCTTTCGCAGGGCGGACTCGCCGACAAAGTGATCCGGGACGCCGGCAGGCTGAATGGCCTGCGGGGGCAATCGGCCATCCGGGCCGGGAAGGAATAA
- the infB gene encoding translation initiation factor IF-2: protein MSDTDGKKPLGLGGNRSGQVKQSFSHGRTKNVVVETKRKRVVVPKPGAGDKSRTTVSPENAAKAIASSSKRPAGISDAEMERRLKALAAAKAREAEEAAAREAEEKAREEERERRRAEAEAKEREEREREEALKAKAEEDARKAEEAKLRAQKKEEVRKPAAKDAPVDAAAAQAAASRAETKGVSNRGGGGGGGRNERGRDTRPDDRDSRGKNDRNNRRSGKLSVTNALEGEGGRQRSLAAMKRKQERAKQKALGGSQRAEKQSREVQLPETIVVQELANRMAERAADVVKSLMQMGMMVNMNQPIDADTAELVIEEFGHKAVRVSDADVEQVIDTVDDKEEDLQPRPPIITIMGHVDHGKTSLLDAIRKANVVSGEAGGITQHIGAYQVTTDSGAVLSFLDTPGHAAFTSMRARGANVTDIVVLVVAADDAVMPQTVEAINHAKAANVPMIVAINKIDKPEADPQKVRTDLLQHEVIVEEMSGEVQDVEVSAQTGQGLDELLEAIALQAEILELRANPDRAAQGAVIEAKLDVGRGPVATVLVQNGTLRRGDIFVVGEQWGKVRALINDQGDRVDEAGPSVPVEVLGLNGTPEAGDVLNVVDTEAQAREIAEYREEAAKDKRAAAGAAVTLDQMLAQAKADENVAELPVVVKADVQGSAEAIVQALEKVGNDEVRVRVLHYGVGAITESDIGLAEASRAPVIGFNVRANAPARNSANQKGVEIRYYSIIYDLVDDIKAAASGLLSAEVRERFIGYAEIKEVFKVTGVGKVAGCLVTEGVARRSAGVRLLRDNVVIHEGTLKTLKRFKDEVKEVQSGQECGMAFENYDDIRPADVIEIFEREEVERTL from the coding sequence ATGAGCGATACAGACGGCAAAAAACCACTCGGCCTTGGCGGCAACCGTTCGGGGCAGGTGAAGCAGAGCTTCAGCCACGGCCGCACGAAAAACGTCGTGGTCGAGACCAAGCGCAAACGCGTTGTGGTCCCAAAACCGGGTGCGGGCGACAAGTCGCGCACCACGGTCTCGCCCGAGAATGCCGCGAAGGCCATCGCCTCGTCCTCGAAGCGCCCGGCTGGCATCTCCGACGCGGAGATGGAACGCCGCCTTAAGGCACTCGCCGCCGCCAAGGCCCGCGAGGCCGAGGAGGCAGCAGCCCGAGAAGCCGAGGAAAAGGCACGCGAGGAAGAACGCGAACGCCGCCGCGCCGAGGCCGAGGCCAAGGAACGCGAGGAACGCGAGCGCGAAGAGGCGCTGAAGGCCAAGGCCGAAGAGGACGCCCGCAAGGCCGAAGAAGCCAAGCTCCGCGCCCAGAAGAAAGAAGAGGTCCGCAAACCGGCCGCCAAGGACGCACCTGTCGACGCAGCCGCCGCGCAGGCCGCAGCATCGCGCGCCGAAACCAAGGGCGTCTCCAACCGTGGTGGCGGCGGCGGCGGTGGCCGCAACGAACGTGGCCGCGACACCCGCCCCGACGATCGTGATTCGCGCGGCAAGAACGACCGCAACAACCGCCGCTCCGGCAAGCTGTCCGTGACCAACGCCCTCGAAGGCGAAGGCGGTCGCCAGCGCAGCCTCGCCGCGATGAAGCGCAAGCAGGAACGCGCCAAGCAGAAAGCTCTGGGCGGCAGCCAGCGGGCCGAGAAACAGTCCCGCGAAGTCCAGCTTCCGGAAACCATCGTCGTTCAGGAACTCGCCAACCGCATGGCCGAACGCGCCGCGGATGTGGTCAAGTCGCTGATGCAGATGGGCATGATGGTCAATATGAACCAGCCCATCGACGCCGACACCGCCGAACTGGTGATCGAGGAATTCGGCCACAAGGCGGTCCGCGTGTCCGACGCTGACGTGGAACAGGTCATCGACACCGTCGACGACAAGGAAGAAGACCTCCAGCCGCGCCCGCCGATCATCACCATCATGGGCCATGTCGACCACGGCAAGACTTCGCTGCTCGACGCAATCCGCAAGGCCAACGTCGTCTCCGGCGAGGCGGGCGGTATTACCCAGCATATCGGCGCCTATCAGGTGACAACCGACAGCGGCGCGGTGCTCAGCTTCCTCGACACGCCCGGCCACGCCGCGTTTACGTCCATGCGGGCGCGCGGCGCGAATGTCACCGACATCGTCGTGCTGGTCGTCGCCGCCGATGACGCCGTGATGCCCCAGACGGTGGAGGCGATCAATCACGCCAAAGCCGCCAACGTGCCGATGATCGTCGCCATCAACAAGATCGACAAGCCGGAGGCCGACCCGCAGAAAGTCCGCACCGATCTGCTCCAGCACGAAGTCATCGTGGAGGAGATGTCCGGTGAGGTTCAGGATGTGGAGGTCTCCGCCCAGACCGGGCAGGGCCTTGACGAACTGCTGGAGGCCATCGCGCTTCAGGCCGAGATCCTGGAACTCCGCGCCAACCCCGACCGTGCCGCGCAAGGTGCCGTGATCGAGGCCAAGCTGGATGTCGGCCGCGGCCCCGTGGCCACGGTTCTCGTCCAGAACGGCACGCTTCGCCGCGGCGACATCTTCGTCGTGGGCGAGCAATGGGGCAAGGTCCGCGCGCTCATCAACGATCAGGGCGACCGCGTGGATGAGGCTGGCCCCTCCGTCCCGGTGGAGGTGCTGGGCCTCAACGGCACGCCGGAGGCCGGCGATGTGCTCAACGTCGTCGATACCGAAGCGCAGGCCCGCGAGATCGCCGAATACCGCGAGGAGGCCGCGAAGGACAAACGCGCCGCCGCCGGTGCCGCCGTCACGCTGGATCAGATGCTGGCGCAGGCCAAGGCCGACGAAAACGTCGCCGAACTGCCTGTCGTCGTCAAAGCCGACGTGCAGGGCTCTGCCGAAGCCATCGTCCAGGCGCTCGAAAAAGTCGGTAATGACGAGGTCCGCGTCCGCGTCCTCCATTACGGCGTCGGCGCGATCACCGAATCCGATATCGGCCTCGCCGAAGCTTCGCGCGCCCCGGTCATCGGTTTCAACGTCCGCGCCAACGCCCCGGCCCGCAACTCCGCCAACCAGAAAGGGGTGGAGATCCGCTACTACTCCATCATCTACGATCTGGTCGACGACATCAAAGCCGCCGCCTCCGGCCTTCTCTCCGCCGAAGTGCGCGAGAGATTCATCGGCTATGCCGAGATCAAGGAGGTGTTCAAGGTCACCGGCGTCGGCAAGGTCGCAGGCTGTCTGGTCACCGAAGGCGTCGCCCGCCGCTCCGCCGGCGTCCGCCTGCTGCGCGACAACGTGGTGATCCACGAAGGCACGCTGAAAACCCTCAAACGCTTCAAGGACGAGGTGAAAGAGGTCCAGTCCGGTCAGGAATGCGGCATGGCGTTCGAAAACTACGACGACATCCGCCCCGCCGACGTGATCGAGATCTTCGAACGCGAAGAGGTCGAACGGACGCTGTAA
- a CDS encoding OmpA family protein, whose product MTLDLRFSPRLFARHSLTVLIALQMISGISGAQAQEAPVIPAIPAIIVPDFIGVEPVQQSFEDALGDRLAEIDGIRIAPARCDEAGAFTPSLGMVLQDDSGIIANLGDDGTYIIDQDGSGIANLGDTQFIVEADGSGTINRTGPDEASQVQITIEADGSGTYSGPLGQISLDGMGGGAWNSPLKGQISVEADGSGTWNGPLGQISNEGDGSGTWNGEQRIINNGDGTGLIEGDEVQMAPLPPVPPLGRFPLLTKFRVPPAACGYVITLDDSILFDFDKSDLREDATTVVDTLASAFVEVSPPRLEIRGHTDSKGSADYNQDLSERRAMTVGQALKLRDVRSEIDTRGFGLTQPVAPNDINGVDNPAGRQLNRRVEIYVPNG is encoded by the coding sequence ATGACACTGGATTTGCGTTTTTCGCCCCGCCTGTTTGCCCGTCATTCGCTGACGGTATTGATCGCCCTTCAGATGATAAGCGGCATAAGCGGGGCGCAGGCGCAGGAAGCGCCGGTCATCCCGGCGATCCCTGCAATCATTGTCCCCGATTTCATTGGTGTCGAACCCGTTCAGCAGAGCTTTGAGGACGCGCTCGGCGACAGGCTGGCGGAGATTGACGGCATCCGGATTGCACCGGCACGCTGCGATGAAGCCGGTGCCTTTACACCAAGCCTCGGCATGGTGCTTCAGGACGATAGCGGCATTATCGCCAATCTCGGTGACGACGGAACCTATATCATTGATCAGGACGGGTCCGGCATCGCCAATCTTGGCGATACGCAGTTCATCGTCGAGGCGGACGGGTCCGGGACCATAAACCGCACTGGCCCGGATGAGGCTTCTCAGGTGCAGATCACGATCGAGGCGGATGGCTCGGGAACCTATAGCGGCCCTCTCGGACAGATTTCGCTCGACGGCATGGGCGGCGGCGCGTGGAACTCACCGCTGAAGGGGCAGATCTCCGTTGAGGCTGATGGCAGTGGGACATGGAATGGCCCGCTGGGCCAGATCAGCAATGAGGGCGACGGCAGTGGAACCTGGAACGGCGAGCAGCGCATCATCAACAACGGCGATGGCACCGGTCTCATCGAAGGCGATGAGGTGCAAATGGCCCCCCTGCCGCCGGTCCCGCCTTTGGGACGCTTTCCGCTGCTGACCAAATTTCGCGTCCCGCCAGCCGCCTGCGGCTACGTCATCACGCTTGATGACAGCATTCTCTTTGATTTCGACAAGTCCGACCTGCGCGAAGATGCCACGACCGTGGTCGATACCCTCGCTTCCGCATTCGTTGAGGTCAGCCCTCCACGTCTGGAGATTCGCGGCCATACCGACAGCAAGGGAAGCGCCGACTACAATCAGGACCTGTCCGAGCGCCGCGCCATGACGGTCGGACAGGCCCTCAAACTGCGGGATGTCCGCAGCGAAATCGACACGCGCGGTTTTGGTCTGACCCAGCCGGTTGCGCCGAATGACATCAATGGCGTTGATAACCCCGCCGGTCGCCAGCTGAATCGCCGCGTGGAGATTTACGTCCCGAACGGATGA
- the fahA gene encoding fumarylacetoacetase has translation MSVQLKSWVETANDPGCEFPIQNLPFGVFSIGAEAPRCGVAIGDRIVDLAACEGQGLLDAGGHFASSSLNDFIALGHDKWAEIRARLTELLAEGGNRDTPTVAMMDAKLHLPIRVTEYTDFYASRNHAFNVGKLFRGPENALPPQWTHMPIGYNGRASSVVVSGTDIVRPMGQIKGEEGPLWSPCKRLDLELELGAIVGADTKLGERVSVAEAERMIFGYVLLNDWSARDIQAWEYQPLGPFQAKAFATTISPWVVTQAALEPFRSEGAARENPLLPYLSEEKPGLYDLNLSWSLNGHVMSRVNYNVMYYSSAQQLAHHSGSGCPMRVGDLLGSGTISGPTRESTGALLEMTEGGTQPVTAGSAQRVFIEDGDTVALSGHAQGEGYRIGFGPCAGTVLPARE, from the coding sequence ATGTCTGTTCAGTTGAAAAGTTGGGTTGAAACGGCAAACGATCCGGGCTGTGAATTTCCGATACAAAACCTGCCTTTCGGGGTGTTCTCGATAGGTGCGGAAGCGCCGCGTTGCGGGGTGGCCATCGGGGATCGGATCGTTGATCTGGCCGCATGCGAGGGGCAGGGACTGCTGGATGCGGGCGGGCATTTTGCATCCTCTTCGCTGAACGACTTCATTGCGCTTGGCCACGATAAATGGGCGGAAATCCGGGCCAGGCTGACCGAATTGCTGGCCGAGGGCGGCAATCGCGATACCCCGACCGTGGCGATGATGGATGCAAAACTGCATCTGCCGATCCGGGTGACGGAGTACACAGATTTCTATGCCTCGCGGAATCATGCCTTCAATGTCGGGAAGCTGTTTAGGGGTCCGGAAAACGCGCTGCCGCCGCAATGGACGCATATGCCCATAGGCTATAACGGGCGGGCATCGTCGGTGGTTGTGTCGGGGACCGATATTGTCCGGCCGATGGGTCAGATCAAAGGCGAGGAAGGACCGCTCTGGTCGCCCTGCAAGCGGCTGGATCTGGAGCTGGAGCTGGGCGCGATTGTCGGTGCCGACACGAAACTGGGGGAGCGGGTCAGCGTCGCGGAGGCGGAGCGGATGATCTTCGGCTACGTCCTGCTGAACGACTGGTCGGCACGCGATATTCAGGCATGGGAATATCAGCCGCTCGGCCCGTTTCAGGCCAAGGCCTTTGCCACCACGATCAGCCCCTGGGTTGTCACCCAGGCGGCGCTTGAGCCGTTCCGGAGCGAGGGTGCTGCGCGTGAAAACCCGCTTCTGCCCTATCTCAGCGAGGAAAAACCGGGGTTATATGACCTCAATCTGTCGTGGTCGCTGAACGGGCATGTGATGTCGCGGGTGAATTACAACGTGATGTATTACTCCTCTGCGCAGCAATTGGCGCATCACAGCGGATCGGGCTGCCCGATGCGGGTGGGGGATTTGCTGGGCAGCGGCACGATCTCCGGCCCGACGCGGGAGTCGACGGGGGCCTTGCTGGAAATGACCGAGGGCGGGACGCAACCAGTGACGGCTGGTTCTGCGCAGCGGGTGTTTATCGAGGATGGCGATACGGTCGCCCTGTCCGGCCATGCGCAGGGGGAGGGATACCGGATTGGCTTCGGTCCCTGTGCCGGTACGGTTCTGCCCGCGCGGGAATAA
- a CDS encoding MarR family winged helix-turn-helix transcriptional regulator — translation MSDFRLDDFLPYLLNNAAESTGRAFAAHYREGYGMSRAQWRIMAHLGVTDRLTASDICLRGYLEKSKVSRAVSGLEEMGLLTRTRSTSDRRAEMLSLTDKGREVYDDLATQAQVFSGKLRDRLGDERADQLAGLLRDLTDPAGD, via the coding sequence ATGAGCGATTTTCGGCTGGACGACTTCCTGCCCTATCTGCTGAACAATGCAGCGGAATCGACCGGGCGCGCCTTCGCGGCCCATTATCGCGAGGGCTACGGCATGTCCCGGGCCCAGTGGCGGATCATGGCGCATCTGGGCGTGACTGACCGGCTGACCGCGTCTGATATCTGCCTGCGGGGCTATCTGGAGAAATCCAAAGTGTCCCGCGCCGTGTCGGGGTTGGAGGAGATGGGGCTGCTGACCCGAACCCGGTCCACCAGCGACCGGCGGGCAGAGATGCTGTCGCTGACGGACAAAGGGCGCGAGGTTTACGACGATCTCGCCACGCAGGCGCAGGTATTTTCCGGCAAGCTCCGCGACCGTTTGGGCGATGAACGCGCGGATCAGCTTGCCGGGCTTCTGCGCGACCTGACGGACCCGGCGGGCGATTAG
- the cobA gene encoding uroporphyrinogen-III C-methyltransferase, producing the protein MSGFVSFVSSGPGDPELLTLRAADRLARAEVVLYDDLSSGPILAKAAQAELIPVGKRAGRPSAKQEAVNALMLEHARAGKRVVRLKSGDAGMFGRLEEELAAVRNAGIAFEIVPGVSSVNAAAAVAGLPLTRRLTARRVQYVTGADVTGKLPEDLNWAALADPHAVTVVFMGQRSFPGLARMLIERGLPADTPALIAEAVTQDGQRLRRGTVAELAHALEQDGPSHAPALIFYGPLAEISDAATEMLGG; encoded by the coding sequence ATGAGCGGTTTTGTCTCCTTTGTGTCCTCCGGCCCCGGCGATCCCGAGCTTCTGACCCTGCGCGCTGCCGACCGGCTGGCGCGGGCGGAGGTGGTGCTTTACGACGATTTGTCCTCCGGCCCGATCCTCGCCAAAGCGGCGCAGGCGGAGTTGATCCCGGTCGGCAAGCGCGCCGGTCGGCCAAGCGCGAAGCAGGAGGCGGTGAACGCGCTGATGCTGGAACATGCGCGGGCCGGGAAGCGGGTGGTGCGCCTGAAATCCGGCGATGCGGGGATGTTCGGGCGGCTGGAGGAAGAGCTTGCGGCGGTCCGCAATGCCGGGATCGCATTCGAGATCGTGCCGGGGGTTTCATCGGTAAACGCGGCGGCGGCGGTCGCCGGACTGCCGCTGACCCGGCGTCTCACGGCACGGCGGGTCCAGTATGTCACCGGCGCGGATGTGACTGGAAAACTGCCCGAGGATCTCAACTGGGCGGCGCTGGCCGATCCGCATGCGGTCACGGTGGTTTTCATGGGGCAGCGCAGCTTTCCCGGGCTGGCGAGGATGCTGATCGAGCGCGGCCTGCCCGCCGACACACCCGCCCTGATCGCGGAAGCGGTCACACAGGACGGGCAGCGGCTGCGGCGCGGTACGGTGGCCGAACTGGCCCATGCGCTGGAACAGGACGGACCGAGCCACGCACCTGCGCTGATCTTCTACGGTCCATTGGCGGAGATTTCGGACGCTGCGACGGAAATGCTCGGCGGCTAG
- a CDS encoding Ldh family oxidoreductase, with amino-acid sequence MSGGATLDIEELTRRVTEIFALAGLTPLQAETVAGVIVAGERDNCKSHGIYRIDGCLRTLAAGKVEPKAEPVLTDDGSSIIRVDAKGAYSPAAFAIGAPVLAERAKQQGLAALVINTCTHFSALWPEVEALNDMGLAAIAMCPSYSAVAPSGGTAPLLGTNPFAFGWPRPSQPPYVFDFATSIVARGEIELHRRAGDPLPEGWAIDAEGQPTTDPEAALDGAMLPFGGHKGSAISTMIELLAGAMIGDLTSPEALDYLGSTEILPRHGELILAFSPERFAAGRGDPFGRAEKMLDAIAGQGARLPSQRRFAARKISLSEGISLTGEEMASLDALRDTAARIGQKT; translated from the coding sequence ATGTCCGGCGGCGCGACACTCGATATCGAAGAACTGACGCGGCGCGTCACCGAGATTTTTGCTCTGGCCGGGCTGACGCCGCTTCAGGCCGAAACCGTCGCGGGGGTCATCGTGGCGGGGGAGCGGGACAACTGCAAATCCCACGGCATCTACCGCATCGATGGCTGCCTTCGCACGCTGGCGGCAGGCAAGGTCGAACCGAAGGCGGAGCCGGTGCTGACCGATGACGGCAGCTCGATCATCCGGGTCGATGCAAAAGGCGCATATTCCCCCGCTGCCTTCGCCATCGGTGCGCCGGTTCTGGCCGAGCGCGCAAAGCAGCAGGGTCTGGCCGCGCTTGTCATCAACACCTGCACGCATTTCTCGGCCCTTTGGCCGGAGGTTGAGGCCCTGAACGACATGGGCCTCGCCGCGATTGCCATGTGTCCGAGCTATTCCGCCGTTGCGCCAAGCGGCGGCACCGCGCCGCTTCTGGGCACCAACCCCTTCGCCTTCGGCTGGCCGCGCCCCAGCCAGCCGCCCTATGTGTTCGATTTCGCCACCTCCATCGTCGCACGGGGCGAGATCGAGCTTCACCGGCGGGCGGGCGATCCCCTGCCGGAGGGCTGGGCGATTGATGCCGAGGGCCAGCCGACGACCGACCCGGAGGCGGCGCTTGATGGCGCGATGCTGCCCTTCGGCGGGCATAAGGGCTCCGCCATATCGACGATGATCGAGCTTCTCGCCGGGGCGATGATTGGCGATCTGACCAGCCCGGAGGCGCTTGATTATCTTGGCTCGACGGAAATCCTGCCGCGTCATGGCGAATTGATCCTCGCCTTCTCGCCGGAGCGTTTCGCTGCCGGGCGCGGCGACCCGTTTGGGCGAGCGGAGAAAATGCTCGACGCAATCGCAGGGCAGGGCGCGCGGTTGCCTTCGCAGCGGCGTTTTGCGGCGCGGAAAATATCGCTCAGCGAAGGGATCAGCCTGACCGGGGAAGAAATGGCAAGCCTCGATGCCCTGCGGGATACCGCTGCCCGCATCGGCCAGAAAACCTAG
- a CDS encoding FAD-binding oxidoreductase codes for MSATEVIVIGAGVVGLSAALVLQSRGAQVTVLDREGPAAGASAGNAGAFAFSDILPLASPGILRKAPRWLLDPLGPLSVPPAYALRIAPWMFRFWRACQPGRVAQSTVAQAALMELSRTSLTPFLNATSTAGMLRTDGNLQLYESEAEFRASLPCWQARDDHGIAYRHMTAEEMAEIQPGISPRFTHGTFTPGWHSISDPKDYVLALAERFQQGGGRIERADVTTLAATADGVDLGGRRAGHVVVAAGAFSHRIARSLGDRIPLETERGYNTTLPPGAFDLRTQLTFGGHGFVVSSLDSGIRVGGAVELGGLSAPPNYKRADAMLQKAKTFLPELNTEGGEQWMGFRPSLPDSLPVIGPSPASPRVIYAFGHGHLGLTQSAGTSQLVADLVTGQPPAIDLTPFSPSRF; via the coding sequence ATGTCAGCGACGGAAGTGATCGTCATCGGCGCAGGCGTGGTCGGGCTGTCGGCCGCGCTGGTTTTGCAGTCGCGCGGCGCGCAGGTCACGGTGCTGGACCGGGAGGGACCGGCGGCGGGTGCCTCTGCCGGGAACGCCGGGGCGTTTGCGTTCAGCGATATTCTGCCGCTGGCCTCGCCCGGTATTCTGCGCAAGGCGCCGCGATGGCTGCTGGACCCGCTCGGGCCGCTAAGCGTGCCGCCCGCTTATGCGCTGCGGATCGCGCCGTGGATGTTCCGATTCTGGCGCGCCTGCCAGCCGGGCCGGGTCGCGCAATCCACGGTCGCCCAGGCCGCACTGATGGAGCTGTCGCGCACATCGCTCACCCCGTTTCTGAACGCAACCAGCACAGCAGGGATGCTGCGGACCGACGGCAATCTGCAACTCTACGAATCCGAGGCGGAGTTCCGCGCGTCGCTGCCGTGCTGGCAGGCGCGGGACGATCACGGCATCGCGTATCGTCACATGACCGCCGAGGAGATGGCGGAGATCCAGCCCGGCATATCGCCACGTTTCACACATGGGACATTTACGCCCGGTTGGCATTCGATCTCTGACCCGAAGGACTATGTTCTGGCGCTCGCGGAACGGTTCCAACAGGGTGGCGGTCGCATCGAGCGGGCGGACGTCACGACGCTCGCCGCCACTGCCGACGGGGTAGATCTGGGCGGGCGGCGCGCAGGTCATGTCGTTGTCGCAGCGGGGGCGTTTTCGCACCGCATTGCCCGCAGCCTCGGCGACCGCATTCCGCTGGAGACCGAGCGTGGCTATAACACCACCCTGCCGCCGGGCGCGTTCGATCTGCGCACGCAGCTGACATTCGGCGGGCACGGCTTCGTCGTCTCATCCCTCGACAGCGGGATCCGCGTCGGCGGCGCCGTCGAGCTGGGCGGGCTGAGCGCGCCGCCCAATTACAAACGCGCAGATGCGATGCTGCAGAAGGCCAAGACGTTCCTGCCCGAGCTGAACACCGAAGGCGGGGAGCAATGGATGGGGTTCCGCCCCTCGCTTCCCGACAGCCTGCCGGTGATCGGGCCCTCCCCAGCCTCGCCGCGTGTCATCTATGCGTTCGGCCACGGCCATCTGGGCCTGACCCAATCCGCTGGCACCTCACAGCTAGTCGCCGATCTGGTGACAGGTCAGCCGCCCGCCATCGACCTGACGCCCTTCTCCCCCTCACGGTTCTGA